In Microbulbifer celer, a single window of DNA contains:
- a CDS encoding phosphoadenosine phosphosulfate reductase domain-containing protein, with protein MGLSAGLGKQAFSATGERTFYQGADLAPLNQRFKDARPSEIMQFTVSEAVNPVVFTNFRPLAVAFLHLITNAKPDIPVIWVDHGYNTPETYRHIERVIKLLDLNLYTFSPKMSAAHYNAVYGGIPELDTPEHDFFSRTVKLEPFNRAMQELKPDVWLNGIRHDQNAHRKGLDIFTPGNHGTIRVAPMFHLKEIDVEEYVYEHDLPDNDVYFDPTKGEEHRECGLLLQK; from the coding sequence GGGGAGCGGACTTTTTATCAGGGCGCCGATCTGGCCCCTCTCAACCAGCGCTTCAAGGATGCCCGTCCCAGTGAAATCATGCAGTTCACTGTGAGCGAAGCGGTCAACCCGGTGGTATTCACCAACTTCCGCCCTCTGGCGGTGGCTTTTCTGCACCTGATCACCAATGCCAAGCCGGATATCCCGGTAATCTGGGTCGACCACGGGTACAACACCCCGGAGACTTACCGCCATATTGAGCGCGTGATCAAGCTGCTCGACCTGAATCTTTACACCTTCTCTCCCAAGATGTCGGCAGCGCACTACAACGCCGTCTACGGCGGCATTCCAGAGCTGGACACGCCGGAGCACGACTTTTTCTCGCGCACGGTAAAACTGGAGCCGTTCAATCGCGCAATGCAGGAGTTGAAGCCGGATGTGTGGCTGAATGGTATTCGTCACGACCAGAATGCACACCGCAAGGGCCTAGACATTTTTACCCCGGGTAACCACGGCACCATCCGCGTCGCACCCATGTTCCACCTCAAAGAGATCGACGTGGAAGAGTATGTGTACGAGCACGACCTGCCAGACAACGACGTCTACTTTGACCCCACCAAAGGGGAAGAACACCGCGAGTGCGGCCTGCTGCTGCAAAAATAA